TCTCTAAATTGGCCCTCAATCAGACAAAACAGAAACCCTTaccattcaaaaaataaataaataaagagagagagagagtggacAAAACTGACCGCTGGTCGGTTGGCTGCCTTACAAAGGAGCGTGCAAATCGGTAGAAAACCTGTTGGTTTCGGTGCTGGTTTTCCCCCAAAACCAACCCTAACCGACCGATGTATGCCCCTACTTCCAATTATGAGTTTATAAGTTTAAGCATCAAAATAATagtaaaagtaaataaaaaagtCAACTCCATACGATAACATAAGAAGCATGCTTAGTTCGATTTAGCTAATGTGTCCGTTTTAACTTGGACACTCTAACATTTGTTGAATACAAATTGAACACCTTCTAGCacaattaataaatatgtattAGAAACTAATTGTTCAAAGTTAATATGAGTCCAACATTTCTTAGATACGTATCGAAAAATGAATATTTGTTATTTAAGCATACAAaatgccaaaaaaaaataataaacttcgAGTGCAAATTTCATCGAActcattttataagcatatatatgTCCATAAACTTATTGCTTTTGAATTTCCATattgtataaaaataatatatatttataaaaatgcaTATTTTAATAAGTGCATCCTTACTATGTCTGTGTCCTAAATATGTAAAAACAAAGTGTCATTGTGTCGTATGTATCTATGTCTCTTATCCATATTGATGCTCCTTCAGTGACAAGGTAAGACCGAAATGACGGCTAAACATATATTTAGATACAGTAACTAGATTTTACGGAACAGGGCCAACACGCTGCTCAACACAAATGTGATTGGTTGCAATTTgcaattattatttgaaaacattttacTCATCCTGAAAGCAAGAAAGCTTACGTGgaattttcatttcatcattCTTGTGATATACAATTTGTCGCTCTCTTTTTCTTGTGGAGGATTTGATTCCTGTACATGGGAACTGGGTTATACTATCATTTAGAATAGAACATATATGCTAAGTGGCCAATGGCCATATATTTTAGTTGATGTTGTCTTTGATCTACTTTCTATCAATTATTTAACTACCATGATCTTGTGTTAATTCTTTTGATATGTTGTGATACGTTAGTGTTATTCATGCATGAATACTGTAATTTCAAGGGTTTCCAATAATAGATTTCACAATATTCACTTGACTTGTCATTTAAAAATAAGCATGATGATTGCAACAGTTTTGGCGGGGTACCCTGGCTGAAGCTAAAGAATTCTTCTCGCTGCACCAGACGAAGGGTGAAATTACGCTGCtgattgaaggaaatctaaattcTGAAGTCGAAACTCCATCAGAATCACAGCTGGAAAAGGAGTTGGAAGAATTGATTTCCAGCGGACATAGGCTTTCTACGGTAATGACTTGAATTGGACTATAGGATAAAGACAATTTTATGAAAAGTAATTCATTTTCAGAGGCTTGGTATCATTCTCTCAGTACTGGACAAAGAGGAGTGTCTTGGTCTGAACTTTCAGGTTTCTTCTAGTTTAGTCTCCAAAGATTTGAATAATAACTATTTAGCCATGGCTGATATTTGACCATCCAATACATGGATGACATGACTTCAATGTCTCATTGTGTTTCATATCATGTCATAGTGGTGGCATTTATTGAAGTTGTATAAGCTGGTTAAGGGTGGGTAGTGAGGGGAAGATATTAGATAGTAGTgaacaaaatgattattttgttaaaattcaaagtttaaataGAAATTTTTAAGTTCAGGAAAGAATATAGAATAGATCTTACAACTTTCGAGATGGGAACAAACCACGAACCATAGAAATATTGTAGTCCCTGAATTCTGACAAAACTTTATTTTCGTGAAGGCTGTCAAATTGGTTGCTAGCAAAACATCAGCACGTAGGAAAACTGTCTATTCAATAGCATTGCGAAGATTCGGGAATCAACTTGGAGCGGAGAACGATTCTTGTAAATAATGATTGTCTGTAGCATGCTTGCCACAGGTGTAAGTTGTTAATTGCTTATAATCATCTCTCCATTCTTGCAAAATGACTACTTTGTATCAACTGTTCTGGTAATCTTCTGAAGAACAACTTGCCTTTCCATATACATTTTGACagttgttggttttgttctAATCTTTTCGTTAGATATTATTGGGGTCGGTGGGACAAAGATATATGATTTGTGCTAGAATAGTGGCTATATAAGAAGCATAGATACTGTAACACGTGAacttttttaaggaaaaaattaGGTCGTGGACACGTATttactaaaatatatatttttcaagacATATATCATCTTTATATAATAAGGAAATTCATAGTTACAAGTTTATGCAAAATAATCTCGATATATTTTGCTCTTAAAATTTATTAGCTTTGTCCCATGTTACTATTTGTGCCTTCTAGTCCGTTTGAGTGTTTGATGCATGCGTTACAAGTATCTGaattgtttattaaagtgtCATGTGTCGtacatgattttttaaaatctcatTTGGAATGTACTATTTTGCTACAAATAATTATCCTTGTACTCCATATTGGTTGTTTGCTAGTTTGAATTTTGAAGCGACTCAAATTAGTCTTCCTCTCAGTCACCAAGTATGTGAGATTGATTTCAGACTGATCAGAATAAGTAACTCAAAGAAAAAAGGAGAGATTTTAAATCTCCATCTCTATGCTTTCTAGTTGAATTGAAAAATGATTATTGTACAAGTTAGTTTCTCTGGCTGTGTCGCTGTTGTCATTGTGCATCCGCTTACAGCCCCTTGCTTTTCTCTCTTTGTTTCTTGAACTAGTAATTACTTTACTGGGTTAGCCAAGATATTGcttgaagagaatttgaaacaATAGGATTCTTTGATTACATAAGCTGATAAGGGAATGCGATACTTTAACTCGAATCAACAAAAATGTAACAAAGAGGTAGAACAGTGAAAATTGGCAGATTATGAAAGGTTTAGACTTGGAAGTTAAAACTGAACCCATCATCAAACTGCCGATGATCAAAAGCCAGAGGTAAAGCAATTGGACGTTCGGAAAACAGCCTCAGCAGTACATTATTTGTGCAGCATTGATCATGGAGGACCCCATCTCCATGTTGCTGAAAATCCACCGTCCTTTTCTGGTCCTCGGCAAAACAATTCTGAGCTGTGTTGCactgtaaaaagaaaaaagaaaaaagaaaagcccTCTTCTCAAGAACATTTTGATTCTCTGCTCTTTTCTACTTCATTATATACAACAAAATATTCCTCTCCTCATTCATTACTGTATGTGCATACTGCTGCCATTCTTGCTTGTCAATCACCGGGATACCGCCGTGTTTACCGGCTTGAAGGGTGGGAAAATCCTCTGCCCAGTGGCTAGAATGTGGTGAGGATCGAACTTCATCTTCCTCGCTTGAAACTCCGGCCACTTATCCCCGAAATGCTCCACCCACTCCTCCTCCGTCGTATAGTGAGGTAGGTACTGTTTCACTTCAATCCCGTTTTCGGAACAGAATGCCAAGATCTGATGATTCTGATGGCTCAAATACTCCAACGACTGCGTTGGCTCCCCATTGTCCAATGCCGAACGTAGCAATGCCACGAGATAGAACACATCATCCTCTGGGGTCACGGCGGAGGTCCTCGGGTCCCATCTACACAGGAAAGGGGAAAACAACTGTCATCAAATGACAAACAAAGGGTGTAAGAGGGGAATGGGCCATGGAGTTGATAGTTTATGAGGCAATGAATGGGACCCCCCCAAGTGTAGGGGTCGTTAGATGTGTAGTAACAGCCAAAATGTTCATTAGAAAACTGCAAACTGAATACGTCAACTGGAGAAGGACATGATCCCCATTGGTAGGTCCAACGGAGAAGATCTCCTGACACCAGAATCTTCTCCCTTGGACAATCACCACCGTCCGATTTTCCCATTTAAAAAAACCCCCCCTCAAAGTATTTATCAATCCAAGCTGTCTAGGCCTCCATCTCATGTCTTATgtggaattttttaaaaactagttCACCATTTCTTTTGGTTATTATGGTACTCATTTCATGATTATATGAGTCGTTACTTGGGTTTGATAAACGGTTAAAAAGTAATGGGTTCAATCTATGACGGTATGATGGTCACCTTCCTAGGATTAGGTTTTTATTGTCCTACAAGTTTCCTTGACACTTAAATGTTATAAGATCAGATTGGTTGTCTCATAAAATTTGtcaaaaacaaattatttgatAAGACAACCACATAAATTTAGATGCTTTATAATATCAGTTAGATATAAATTCAAGGTAGTTATAACGACCTCACCATATAATTTCTCTTCCAAGTGAATACATTGACTCATCCAAACATGAAGCATAATATCTTTTCAATGGCCCACTTTTTATACctttacaaaaaaagaaaaaaaaggaagaaaaaagaaaaacttgtaGGGACTATTTGAAAGCTATCAAATTTTGGAAACTATGTTATGGACATTTTGAGAGGtggattatattataaaaaGCTTCCCTCTCcctatataaaataataataataataataattttgcaTGTTGCATGCAGAAAGTGAttgctattttattttatttataaaaaacaaaaggaaaagaaaaaaaggaaaaaaggaaaaaactcaCTTGTGTTTGTTCATGGGGTAGATGAGGATGGGCCCACTGGTGTTATTTCCCAAAATACCCTTGAAAACTCCTCGGTCAAAATCGGCGATTCTTGACTTTGGGACGAAGAGGTTCAGCCATGGATGTGGGACATCCCACAGGCCCTTCGACCGGAGCTTTAACTCGGCCTTGTGAACCCGGTCCAGAAAGTCCACGTAACCCAGGTCCGTTGTGAAAACCGACTCGGGTATGTAATTCAAGTTCTTCATCAATGACTCCACTTCCTGATTAAACGCCGTCGTTTTTAgtcaaattgaaaaagaaaaaaaaaaacatatataataaatagtactttgaagtttgaattttgaaaaaaattaataaaaatggaGAACAGCTTTTGTTGCAAAGCAGGTGCTACTTTTTGTCAGAGGATAAGTTTGATTCCAATCAATCTTAAAATTAagagagaagggaaaaaaaaaaaaaaaaaaaagaaaagagagagagagaatagtTTGGTAGTTTATTATTTAACAttgaatgaaaagaaaaagaaaaattccttAAAGTCATGTTCTTTTCTTTGTCTTAGgattttaaaacaataattgATTCACACAAGATCTTCTGTGTATTATTCTTATCAATTATCATACcattttaattatatccaaACTACACTTATCCTATCGTGTTTAATAAGTCGtctaaaaaaactattttaaaataaaattgttatcaaataaACACTTaaattatagaccatttaaccTTGTGTGATGATCCATAGAGTTTGGCCCAAGAAGGATCGAGAGGGCAAAGAAGAACAACAAACACAATGAAAGACAAAGATGGCAGTAGAAGATTCCAAATCCATATTTGAGCAAATTCCCATTGCTCTATATATAAAACAATTGAATGTATCGACCTATTTTTGTACTGTTCATCCAACTGtctaatttataatattaaaaataatttttttctttgtaattgGAGTGAAAATAGGTAGACTGCATCTAAATAGTGctctttttaatatatttttttttaaatttatttttgagtgttgaaaaagaaaatgaagaatatttttttaagaaaaaaataagaaagggTATTGTGtgtctatatatatttatatatatatatatatatatatatataagcaaACAAGGTTCCAGCCATGCAGCAGAGAGAGAGACACAACTCAAAAAGAATAATGCAACAAAGAACAATGTTGGCCCACATTCCCTTAAAACTCTCTGAATCATTTGGGATTTTATATGTATATCTCTCTCTTTCCACACAAAAATCCATTTAAATCAcacaacaaaaggaaaaaaaaaaaacaaccctAATATTCAAAATCAATACAAAAGCCAAATACAGCTTGCAAAATAGCATAAGAATTATTACTTTTGATGCCCTGGAATGTTCATAAATTAAGTAATTgacaaaataagaagaaaaaaaactgcTCACCCAATTTAGCCCACTTTCATATTTAGCTTAAAACATACATTATCATTCtaacatttttcaattatatatatatatatatatatatatgaaatggATTAAAAAATCcttaacaaaaactaaaatggtcagaataatttgaactttatcaTGTTATAATCTTCAAGCAACAAATCATAATTAAAAGGCTATATTGATGAATTTTAACCTTTTCTTATTGTTACtactcaaaacaaaaaatttaagaacatccatttcaaaattctaaaatcaTTTATGCAAAATTTGACCGTCTATGCAAATAGAGTGCGATATAATAAAGTATACCTGATGAACGGTGTGAGATGAGGATTCATGGTAGTTTTTGGTGATCTCCAAGCAGTATAAAACTCCTCCATCGGAGTTGTTATTATTAAAGGAAGATATTTTGACCGGATTAGCCGGTGAGAAGAAGGAGGATCTCCAGTTGTTGATTAAACCTTCATCCACGATTACAAAGCCTTCCACGTAATCAAATTTCTCATTATTTGTTTTTGAGTGTAAAGAAATTAGCCATTCTTGATCCTTCGTAAATGCTTCAAAATTTGAGTACAATACTCGAATCCATCGAAcctgtatttatttataaattaatattgcatgtattttgattttgattttattttgcatgggaaatgagaagaaataaattaaagttATGATTTATATGTAATTGTACCCTTTGAGGAGCTGGTTCGAGAAGAATTCTAGCTCGTGTAATGATCCCAAATTGTCCTAATCCACCAAGAACTCCGTGGAATAGATCTGGGTTTTCTTCATTTGAACATTTCACTATCTCCCCATTTCCTGTTCATTCAGAACAAAAACTCGTTTACGTTCTGTTTGATAACATTTCATTTTCGAAATTACCAATCTTTTCTTATTTCGGTTAGATTCaaattcttagccaatttttttttaatgcaaatCTATGTTTGGCTAGgattatgattttatttttagttttctatttttttaaaaaaatatatgtgctTGCTTTTTACTATAGTTTTCATCCATTCtaagaattaaaataactttgtaaaatttatcttttttaatttccaGAATTCAGCTCGACatttaaaatgtgaaaataGTGTTcgtaaatttattataaaaaaaattaatttaagatttatttggtaattatttgatttttactaTAGATTAAATCTACTTTTTTTAGAATGGTTTTCATTTCTCATTTCTTGAGTGATAGAGTAGAATTCAtggctaaatttcaaaaaaaaaataaattaatcacttataaacaattaattttgtacgaaaattttgaactaaacaAAAACGATCACAAGAGTGTTTAATGTgacaaaaaaaactttaaattataatgaagatttaatttttgaattattgcATTTGCATTATTTtagtaagaaagaaaaaaaaaaaaaggacctGTGACGACGTCGAGTTCATGGACATTGCTGATCTGAGGGCCATGGTTGAAAGCTTGGCCGCTGATTCCGCCGTTCGACAGCGTCCCACCGACCGACAAATACAAATAATCCGTCCACGATCTCGGCGCCAACCCATATTCCAACGTCCATTTCAACAAATCAATCCACAGCTCTCCGCCCCACACATCAACAAATCTATCTTTCTCCGACACCACTGGCGACGGCGGCGAAACACCCCTTCCGCCGCCACTCATCTCAATCACCACCCCATTCCCCGTCTGCGCCTGCCCATTTATCGTGAATGCCGTGCCCTCTTCGCCGACCCGTAAACCCACCATACTCCGCCGTCTCTGCCGCCGTTCGGATTAATTTGGCGACGTCATCGGCGGAGGCTGGTGCAAGACGGCGAGAGGTGGGTTTCGGGTCATGAGCCCAAAATCGATCGAAGCGTTTCGATATCGGAGGATCGACGGTGAGATGGCCCTCGATACCGAACGCGGAAGCTCCCCCGCTGGACCCATGTTGAGTCCGACGGTTGCTATCAACGGCAAAAGGCAAAGGCCAAGAAGCTTAGTGTCATCATTGTtgaattattattgaaaattttcaaggGGCGGCGGTAATCGGACGGCGGTGGTGGTGGCGGCGTGGCCGTGTTGCATGGGAAGGGaacaaaggaaaataaaaaagagtttttttttcccttaaatgaaatgttgaaatttgCAGAGAAATGGGAGTGTCTGTGTTTGTTGAAGTGTAACCTAAGACTaaggattatatatatattggtgcTTTTAAGATTTTTGTACGCAAAAACATGCACTAAATAGATTCttattttatgtgttttttttttttcttgagaagggaaaaaaaaaaaaaaaaaaaaaaaacttttattctCTCTCTAGAAGTAACCCCGTGTAAgcaaaatcttaattttttttttttttcccatttacgagataataataatattctcTGTTTAATTAGATGTACAAGACTGAAAGTCTAGAAATAACTTAAATTTATGAAGTAATTATTAggtgatatattgattttataatCTACCTCTTACAGTGATAAATTGCGATAAATCATAATAAACATTTAATCAGTAGTAGATACCTAACATATTTTACTActaatagatagtgatattttgttatatttaaaaatatattcaataattttactgtttaaaataattacctttATTATATTGTACAGTGAATAAATTTAGAAAGATCAATAAACATCCTTCaagttaatataaatctcatcttTATTCTCTTAGAAACTTTACGTAAGAACTAAAGTTAAAtgttaaattatcaattttaatatataattaaactgatTAAGATATTAACAGTTAACTAAAAGATTAAAGATATTAAAGATATGGAGGATCATATTCATATGTTTTAGAAAGATACAAAGTTAGGTGTTGAATTTTATTGCAAAATTGAGTCTCTATTGAATAACAAAAGCTGGCTTTAGGCCCTTCAAGTAGTTAAATATCTATATTTCTTTATTGGTTGAACTTTCTATAGTTCATTATagtgtaattattttttaaaagaaataaatgtatcTTCTTTGAtgaaatgttgaaattaaaataaatttgattttagtaATAAAAACTTGTTATTTGATTTCATATTATATGGATAGACATAAATAATTCATAAGCTATGAATTCATTTGAGTCCAATAAATATAGGAGTGAAGGATAGAATCTCTAAAATTATCAAAGGTAAACATTAGACCAAACATATCTCTAGCCATTAAaacatttcatttctttctaaGTCGTGgtaagtttttatttatttatttatagtttgATTAAACGATTGGTTGACACGTGACTCGTCACGTGCAAGGACGAGGTAGACACGTGTGAGGTTGAGGAAACTGTGTAAAGGGGAGGATGAAAGGGGGGCTGCTCTGGGCCCCACTTTTGGATACGGAGGATCTGCGTTGGGACACGAGCATGGGCGAAAATCAAGTGTGAACGTAACATACTGCAACTAATTTGAACATCCAATCACATATCGACACGTGCTATCGTATTAAACATGCCCATTTCTGTAATATTTACTAAATAACAAGGGTCATAAAAGTCCACGAATTATATTCTCCTTATATAGGCCCCTATTCTATACCCTCCCTCGATCCACTtggagaaaagggaaaaaatatataataacacaGAATCTAAGCCTTAGATTACATGAAAATTTCTCattattaatctaattaaaacaATAACAAGTAGGGTTTTGGATATATTAGTATTAGTCCATTTAAAGACAAATTGGATGATGTCCTTACTCCTCAAAGTAAGCTCCATTCTTAAATGGGTATATTCGAAAAATCCTTGTAAAACTTTTCACAATCATATTACatcatttttaactttttaaatcgttcaaaaataaaatcaatccaTTCGAGAAAAAGAACGAAAAAACTATGCACATttgttttatacataaaactttatttttattttgattattgtactttaaatatctaattttactctatataattttgttaaattaatctTAGATTAAAATAGTCTTTGCCTTttgtttattgaaaaaaaaaaaaaaaaatctattagcatatcttatatatatatattcacataattttttttcatgaaaattattatagtaaaataatttatttattaatctatccataatcacttttaaatttattttatcatgcAAAAGTTATTGGAGGGATCTTTTAGATTTTAGCTTTCCTAAAAATTTGGTATCTTCTCTTATTCATCTCAAATTTTCATTCCATTGATCCATTTTTCCATatttattccaaaattaattggtttagttttttttttttttttttttataacaatcacttaaaaaaattattttataaaaaaatttaaatcaaacaaattttgttgcaattcaaatcctatatagtttcaaataattatattacaatagatcataaattaaatattataaaaaataattgaaatggtAATATacttttattcatataattaaattacacaAATCTAGTATTAATTTGCTAAACATTGTAactaattttttctaatttaaattaaattttaccaAATACTATTTTACTCCTTATTACAactaattttttctaaaacacAATTacaaacaattattttaaaagctatgataatttcaaattaagtCTTAACCaattatgttaaaaaataattttgaaacacttaaattaataaaataaagaaaagatacTGAGGCTAAATTTAAGTAAAATAAACCTTAAAGTACAAATATCCAAAATAGTATTCTAACTCATTGAATAGTATTCTTAAACTCTTTTGCCATGTAAGGGATTATTTATATTTAGAAAATAGTACAATCATGCATCaaagaataattatttatatgattaattatGGTGTTagccgaaaacatataataacgttgaaataattataagaataaagtttttttttttaatttttagataagaaaaaaatagaatatattgtttttgaaatgtgtcaaatttatatataaattatgttTGGATGACAAGTACTGGTCTTTATTCGCGGGGGCCTATAAATGTCCGGAAAGAAAATGATTGGCCAATAAATGAAtgctatttttaaaattttaattctctATCAATTATTTGGACCACCAATAATTTATAGACAcgtatttcttttttctttacgtGTCAAGCTTTCATTGGGTGAAATTAATACACACATGTGATTTTGTTTCTCTATTAGTTTtttgaataaatataaatttatatctcttattttaaacgttatatcaatttaaatcatgagttaataattgtatcaattcaaATATTAAGCTTTTCTTACGGTaacaatttaaatatcaaactaataattgtatcaatttaaaccatgaatttttataagtgtatcaatttgaactttgaattttcataattgtattaatttaaactctccattatattttatttagatgtatttatgaaagttcaaagtttaaagtaatatatttatgaaaattcaacgtttaaattgatacaatcactaaagtttaaggtttaaattggtATAACCCTAAAAGTTTAGAGGTATAAATTAGtatttgtctttttttcttttatttgtttattattttccaCTAAGCTCTAACCCCAGATTTACTTATTGTACGtgtttagatttatttatttaagtaaCAAATAAGCTTATATTAACTTTTTCGTCCATgaatttaatgacaaaaattTTTAGGgaccatttgtttttttttggaaaagttaGATAACCAGAATCTTAAACacccaaaataatatattaagaATTATAGATGTATGACATCTTTAGATTACCATATTTGTTTTGAAGGAATATTTTTGCAGATATCTTGGAATATTTCGATAATTGTGTTTGTTTCGTAAGATTTTTACTTGGGAATGTCTTAAAATTTACATAAAGTTCTAAGAATACCCTTACAActatttattactttataattaatttgatataatttgaacctatataacatatttgtttttatcaacttgaatttcttttaaaaattaatacaatttatattatttttatatattatttttctcaacaaaataatatatcatgatttaagattttttatatgataaatattaatttagatttaaatttaaatatattgctaaaaaataatcagaattatgatacaattaaaaatatatgatatacatgGTTGacagtatttattttaattatatattacaaataatgaaaataatataataataataataataataaaaataaaaaaaaaaaaggaatgacAAAAAAAGTAAATTGGAGATGCCTTCAATTCGGGAATTTGAAAAATTTATGTTTTGAGAGGCATCCAAAACTCTCTAAATGTCAAATACGATAATCGAGATGTTTACTTCATGTGAATCTAGGATACCCGCGAAACAAACCATCCCTAAAGgtttattttgaacaaaaaattcaaactcCATTGAAGCTAATCCCATAGTTCATGGGCATTCTTTTTATGTATACATAACGTGTTATATCAAGATAGTACCTTTTCCTAATTTTGGATCATTTATCTGTTTAAACGTCATGAGATTTTATATCATATTAAATCGACATAAATTTTCATCTAAAAATTAGTTGACAATAGAAAGAGTATCCATATTTCTAACACATCGTCGGGATCTTCAACACACATTTCAAGAACTAAAAATAGATTTGAATTAATCGCAAAGAAACAAATTCACAAATGGTGTTTTGATCTCGCAAATATTTTTGGATATCGAAGGGAAGCTTTGGTATTGAACGTGTATACTGTCACTCTAaatgatttaatgttttttttttctttttaaataagttttgcctaattaatacaaaaatatctatttaatatatgattCTATACCAATTAAATAGTTAGATAATATTATTAAATCTACCTTCATCCATTAACTTCAACTTTTAAGCATGTAGTCTAGAAAGATTTTGTGGTCAAGTCCTTGTAAATGTTATTTCTCTCTAAttataattgatttttattttaaaaaaaaatgtcccgTTCAACTCCGTTAGCAAACCTATtacattagtttttttttttctttttcctttttactttattatttcttttaagtATTATAGTGTTGAAGTATGAGGAAAAGTATAGACTTTGGTACATAATATACTATTCAAATCTAATATGAAAAGGACTACAGAAGCTTGGAAAATTAGAAAGATTATTGGTCAAATTATCACGTTAGGTAttgatatgtgatatatttcctattatattgaattaaataaatgatcaTGAAAGATTAAAATACTTCAAAGCCAAGCTACGTGGATTATTTGGTTTATACATCTCACTCTGTGTGATTGTTGACCTTATAGATTACATTAACTCTCtttaaaaaattccaaataatcAATTCGAGTTGTCTAGATTATAAAATACCAACTATATCTGACTctaaaatttaaggtttaattCCTTGTTACCTATTTTTATTGTGAACTGATAACTCAATCCCTCCTAtgtgttaaaaaaattaaactcgATAGATTCGAAAAATCtgatcaacccaatccaatctaTACAGTTTGGATTGGGTTAGCAATTCACTTGAATTgagttggattcaaataaatgaaaattttatggattgagttGGTTTATGGCCTGTTCACCTAGTTAATCCAACCAACCCGggcttattattaattttaaaaaaatatgtttttttatatttatgata
This genomic window from Benincasa hispida cultivar B227 chromosome 4, ASM972705v1, whole genome shotgun sequence contains:
- the LOC120076437 gene encoding LOW QUALITY PROTEIN: cytokinin dehydrogenase 5-like (The sequence of the model RefSeq protein was modified relative to this genomic sequence to represent the inferred CDS: inserted 1 base in 1 codon; deleted 1 base in 1 codon), producing the protein MGPAGELPRSVSRAISPSILRYRNASIDFGLMTRNPPLAVLHXASADDVAKLIRTAAETAEYGGFTGRRRGHGFTINGQAQTGNGVVIEMSGGGRGVSPPSPVVSEKDRFVDVWGGELWIDLLKWTLEYGLAPRSWTDYLYLSVGGTLSNGGISGQAFNHGPQISNVHELDVVTGNGEIVKCSNEENPDLFHGVLGGLGQFGIITRARILLEPAPQRVRWIRVLYSNFEAFTKDQEWLISLHSKTNNEKFDYVEGFVIVDEGLINNWRSSFFSPANPVKISSFNNNNSDGGVLYCLEITKNYHESSSHTVHQEVESLMKNLNYIPESVFTTDLGYVDFLDRVHKAELKLRSKGLWDVPHPWLNLFVPKSRIADFDRGVFKGILGNNTSGPILIYPMNKHKWDPRTSAVTPEDDVFYLVALLRSALDNGEPTQSLEYLSHQNHQILAFCSENGIEVKQYLPHYTTEEEWVEHFGDKWPEFQARKMKFDPHHILATGQRIFPPFKPVNTAVSR